One genomic window of Candidatus Eremiobacteraceae bacterium includes the following:
- a CDS encoding phenylalanine--tRNA ligase subunit alpha encodes MSDQLAGLVDEARAGADAAADMEQVEALRTALLGRKGGKLSAVMASLAKMPAADRAAFGKAANEAKAAIEAALNAAQSRIEDAALAGDLSRRYDVTLSAIPPRTGSLHPLRRTLDDIAGFFRSRGFAVITGPEVETEFYAFEAMNIPADHPAREGMDTFYLPPGTLLRPHTSPVQMRAMQAYPPPLAVIVPGKAYRRDALDASHSYMFHQVEGLHVDRGVTFGHLKGFAGDLCRHLMGKTRRTRFRPSYFPFTEPSAEIDLSCGVCDGAGCRVCKGSGWLEMGGCGMVHPNVLKLAGYDPNEFTGWAWGLGIERIAMLRHGIDDIRLFTTNDPAFLEQFT; translated from the coding sequence GTGAGCGATCAGTTAGCAGGCCTCGTGGATGAGGCGCGCGCAGGTGCGGACGCTGCCGCCGATATGGAGCAGGTCGAGGCGCTGCGCACCGCGCTGCTGGGCCGCAAAGGCGGCAAGCTTTCCGCCGTCATGGCAAGCCTGGCCAAGATGCCCGCCGCCGACCGGGCCGCCTTCGGCAAAGCCGCGAACGAGGCGAAAGCGGCGATCGAGGCCGCACTGAACGCTGCCCAATCGCGTATCGAAGATGCCGCGCTCGCGGGCGACCTGTCGCGCCGCTATGACGTCACGCTGTCCGCCATCCCGCCGCGCACCGGCAGCCTGCACCCCCTGCGGCGCACGCTCGACGACATCGCCGGCTTTTTCCGCTCGCGCGGCTTCGCGGTGATCACGGGTCCCGAGGTCGAGACCGAGTTCTACGCGTTCGAAGCGATGAACATCCCAGCCGACCATCCGGCGCGCGAGGGCATGGACACGTTCTATCTGCCCCCCGGCACGCTGTTGCGCCCGCACACGTCGCCGGTGCAGATGCGCGCGATGCAGGCGTACCCGCCGCCGCTCGCGGTCATCGTGCCCGGCAAAGCGTATCGCCGCGACGCGCTCGACGCGAGCCACTCCTACATGTTCCATCAGGTCGAGGGACTGCACGTCGATCGCGGCGTGACGTTCGGCCATCTCAAAGGTTTCGCCGGCGACCTGTGCCGGCATCTGATGGGCAAGACCAGGCGCACGCGGTTTCGACCCTCGTACTTCCCATTCACCGAACCGTCGGCCGAGATCGATCTGTCGTGCGGCGTGTGCGACGGCGCCGGCTGTCGCGTCTGCAAGGGCTCCGGTTGGCTCGAGATGGGCGGCTGCGGCATGGTGCATCCCAACGTTTTGAAACTTGCGGGCTACGATCCGAATGAGTTCACCGGCTGGGCGTGGGGGCTGGGCATCGAGCGCATCGCCATGTTGCGTCACGGCATCGACGACATCCGCCTGTTCACCACGAACGATCCCGCGTTCTTAGAGCAGTTCACCTGA